In Eleginops maclovinus isolate JMC-PN-2008 ecotype Puerto Natales chromosome 10, JC_Emac_rtc_rv5, whole genome shotgun sequence, the following proteins share a genomic window:
- the qrfprb gene encoding LOW QUALITY PROTEIN: pyroglutamylated RF-amide peptide receptor (The sequence of the model RefSeq protein was modified relative to this genomic sequence to represent the inferred CDS: deleted 1 base in 1 codon) has product MAASSTDSGQGSTKITPEVLQEMLHLYNLSRQEFINTYNIQPLVYIPELPYSAKTSFVIMYMLIFLLALAGNSLVIYIVLKKRANQTATDIFICSLAVSDLLITFFCIPFTLLQNISSEWFGGVLVCKTVPFVQTTAIVTGILTMTCIAIERYQGIVFPLKMRRQYSSKRAYKMLGLVWLASVIVGSPMLFVQQLEVKYDFLYDHYHVCCQESWRSHTHRQVYTTFIMVALFLLPLAAMLFLYTRIGIELWIRKRVGDSSVLNTMNHREIIKISRKKKRAVKMMITIVLLFTICWAPFHTVHMLFEYNDLENKYDGVTVSMTLAIVQAIGFFNSFNNPIVYAFMNENFKKSCVSTLSHCIRKPNQQSVVVAPQLSVQFIQPQSREAFMGSDEGDSSKQNSAEKGPSSSSHGESLLEIIGEKISTIQTELPANSSSQVK; this is encoded by the exons ATGGCAGCGTCCTCCACAGATTCCGGCCAGGGGTCCACCAAGATAACTCCAGAAGTGTTGCAGGAGATGCTTCATCTGTACAACCTGAGCCGCCAGGAGTTTATCAACACTTACAACATCCAGCCGCTCGTCTACATCCCCGAGTTACCCTACAGCGCCAAGACCAGCTTTGTGATCATGTACATGCTTATCTTCCTGCTAGCTCTGGCTGGGAATAGTTTGGTGATCTACATAGTTTTGAAGAAGCGTGCGAACCAGACTGCGACGGATATTTTCATTTGCTCTCTGGCCGTCAGCGACCTGCTCATCACTTTCTTCTGCATACCTTTCACTTTGCTGCAGAACATCTCCTCTGAATGGTTTGGAG gTGTTCTGGTTTGCAAGACAGTTCCCTTTGTACAGACTACGGCCATAGTGACAGGCATCCTCACTATGACCTGTATCGCCATTGAGAGATACCAGGGCATTGTCTTTCCGCTGAAAATGAGGAGGCAGTACTCATCAAAAAGAGCATACAAGATGCTAG GACTCGTATGGCTCGCCTCCGTAATTGTGGGTTCACCGATGCTGTTTGTGCAACAGCTAGAG GTGAAGTACGACTTCCTGTACGATCACTACCACGTGTGCTGTCAGGAGAGTTggcgctctcacacacacagacaggtgtACACCACCTTCATCATGGTAGCGCTGTTCCTGCTCCCGTTGGCGGCCATGCTTTTCCTCTACACACGTATTGGCATCGAATTGTGGATCCGCAAGAGGGTGGGCGATTCCTCAGTCCTCAACACCATGAACCACAGGGAGATAATAAAGATCTCAAG GAAAAAGAAACGAGCTGTAAAAATGATGATCACCATCGTTCTGCTTTTCACCATTTGCTGGGCACCATTCCACACCGTCCACATGCTGTTTGAATACA ATGACTTAGAGAACAAATATGATGGAGTTACAGTAAGTATGACACTCGCCATCGTTCAGGCCATCGGGTTCTTCAACAGCTTCAACAATCCCATCGTGTACGCCTTCATGAACGAGAACTTTAAGAAGAGCTGCGTCTCCACCCTCTCCCACTGCATCAGGAAGCCTAACCAGCAGAGCGTAGTGGTGGCGCCCCAACTAAGTGTGCAGTTCATCCAACCTCAGAGCAGAGAAGCCTTCATGGGTTCGGATGAAGGCGATAGCTCGAAGCAGAACTCAGCAGAGAAAGGACCTTCAAGTTCATCTCATGGAGAGAGCTTGCTGGAAataattggggaa aaaatctcCACCATCCAAACAGAGCTCCCGGCAAACAGCTCCTCTCAAGTGAAATGA
- the tbata gene encoding protein TBATA, whose amino-acid sequence MKHQRFRAARCFLRFKQIFQLSFQDMLMAQSPDSCRTFGERSRSQTNQMPLTPEFTKMLTKSSPRFGALSHHSFFSRHNPHPHRVRHIQGLNGRPVCMVRDDWFVTSSLFPHPLLKSHVFKKATGPPLDFPLAHNLNGVSSNKIKSAQFSEAWRDELKDLATKVSLSSEAQKEKQQEEEFVRRKTTYSAQTGRIVPPSTNCYQRRTPSQRLMYPQPLHDQELMVFELLCQILQTDSLSTVQQWLLLAGQREKDLVMGMIKQALDGVDLSGHPQRNFQQIQAFHLGASPVVYGASRDQSWRTPQRTRRNHAFSVEKPERIGEAEVLEVHAETKNDLQDPPLEQTESF is encoded by the exons ATGAAGCACCAACGTTTTCGAGCTGCAAGATGTTTTCTGAG ATTTAAACAAATCTTCCAGCTGTCATTTCAAGATATGTTGATGGCACAGAGTCCAGACTCCTGTAGGACGTTTGGAGAAAGGAGCCGCAGTCAAACAAATCAGATGCCACTTACGCCTGAATTCACCAAGATGCTGACAAAAAGCAGTCCGCGATTTGGTGCTTTGAGTCATCACTCATTCTTCTCTCGGCACAACCCTCATCCACACAGGGTCAGACATATTCAAG GACTCAATGGTAGACCCGTTTGCATGGTGAGGGATGATTGGTTTGTCACCTCATCATTATTTCCTCATCCACTTCTCAAAAGTCACGTCTTCAAGAAAGCCACTGGTCCACCTCTGGATTTTCCGCTCGCACATAACCTTAATGGAGTCAGTAgtaacaaaatcaaatcag CACAATTTTCAGAGGCCTGGAGGGATGAACTTAAAGACCTTGCTACAAAAGTCAGCTTGTCTTCTGAAGcccaaaaggaaaaacaacag GAGGAAGAATTTGTCCGCCGAAAGACCACATATTCAGCTCAAACTGGGCGAATTGTCCCTCCATCCACTAACTGCTACCAACGCAGAACCCCTTCCCAGCGCCTGATGTATCCTCAGCCTCTCCATGATCAAGAACTCATG GTGTTTGAGCTGCTTTGTCAGATCCTGCAGACAGACTCCCTCTCcacagtccagcagtggcttcTGCTTGCAGGGCAAAGAG AGAAGGACCTGGTGATGGGGATGATCAAGCAGGCTCTGGATGGTGTCGACCTCTCGGGTCATCCACAAAGGAACTTCCAGCAGATCCAGGCCTTTCACCTTGGTGCATCTCCGGTGGTGTACGGTGCATCACGTGACCAGTCGTGGAGAACACCTCAGAGAACAAG AAGGAACCATGCTTTCAGCGTGGAGAAACCAG AGAGGATTGGAGAGGCAGAGGTCCTTGAAGTCCACGCCGAAACTAAAAATGATCTTCAAGATCCTCCACTTGAGCAGACAGAGAGTTTTTAA
- the polr3a gene encoding DNA-directed RNA polymerase III subunit RPC1, whose product MVKEQFRETDVAKKISHICFGMKSAEQMRKQAHIQVVSKNLYSQDTKHTPLPYGVLDHRMGTSEKDRPCLTCGKNLADCLGHYGYLDLELPCFHVGYFKAIIGILQMICKTCSSIMLSKEDKLLFMDMLKRPNLAYLQKRGLKKKISDKCRKKSICLNCAAFNGPVKKCGLLKIIHEKYKTNKKVVDVFVSDFLQSFDTAIEHNKVVEPLLTRAQENLNPLVVLNMFKRIPQEDIPLLLMNPEAGKPADLILTRLLVPPLCIRPSVVSDLKSGTNEDDLTMKLTEIIFLNDVIKKHRMTGAKTQMIMEDWDFLQLQCALYINSELSGIPLNMAPKKWTRGFVQRLKGKQGRFRGNLSGKRVDFSGRTVISPDPNLRIDEVAVPVHVAKILTYPEKVNKANLELMRKLVRNGPDLHPGANFIQNRHTQMKRFLKYGNREKIAQELRFGDVVERHMIDGDIVLFNRQPSLHKLSIMAHIARVKPHRTFRFNECVCTPYNADFDGDEMNLHLPQTEEAKAEALVLMGTKANLVTPRNGEPLIAAIQDFLTGAYLLTLKDTFFDRSKTCQIVASILVGQDEKIKISLPRPAIMKPMALWTGKQIFSLILKPSKDCPVKANLRTRGKQYCGKGEDLCFNDSFVVIHNSELMCGSLDKGTLGSGSKKNIFYILLRDWGQLEAANAMSRLARLAPVYLSNRGFSIGIGDVTPGQGLLKAKQDLLDDGYKKCDEYIQALATGKLQQQPGCTAEETLEALILKELSVIRDRAGSACLRELDKSNSPLVMALCGSKGSFINISQMIACVGQQAISGSRVPDGFENRSLPHFEKHSKLPAAKGFVADSFYSGLTPTEFFFHTMAGREGLVDTAVKTAETGYMQRRLVKSLEDLCSQYDLTVRSSTGDIIQFIYGGDGLDPTDMEGKDEPLEFQRVLDNIRAIYACPNEPALSQNELVLTADAIMKRADFLCCKDVFLEEIRKFAKNISERIKKTRDKYGINDNGTSEPKVLYQLDRITPTQLEKFLETCRNKYMRAQMEPGSAVGALCAQSIGEPGTQMTLKTFHFAGVASMNITLGVPRIKEIINASKNISTPIITAHLDVDEDADFARLVKGRIEKTLLGEISEYIEEVFLPDDCFILVKLSLERIRLLRLEVNAETVRYSICMSKLRVKPGDIAVHGEAVVCVSPRENSKSSMYYVLQTLKGELPKVVVQGIPEVSRAVIHIDEQSTKTMYKLLVEGDNLRAVMATHGVKGSKTTSNNTYEVEKTLGIEAARSTIINEIQYTMVNHGMSIDRRHVMLLADLMSYKGEILGITRFGLAKMKESVLMLASFEKTADHLFDAAYFGQKDSVCGVSECIIMGIPMNIGTGLFKLLHKAEKDPSPVKRPLLFDNADFHIPLIT is encoded by the exons ATGGTGAAGGAACAGTTCAGAGAGACAGATGTGGCCAAAAAAAT AAGCCACATCTGCTTTGGCATGAAATCTGCTGAACAGATGCGTAAGCAGGCCCACATACAGGTGGTCAGTAAGAATCTGTACAGCCAAGATACCAAACACACTCCACTGCCCTATGGAGTGTTGGACCACCGCATG GGCACCAGTGAGAAAGACAGACCGTGTTTGACATGTGGGAAGAATCTGGCAGACTGCTTGGGACATTATGGCTACCTGGATCTGGAGCTGCCATGTTTTCATGTCGGCTATTTTAAAGCTATCATAGGAATCCTACAG ATGATCTGCAAGACATGCTCGAGCATAATGCTGTCAAAAGAGGACAAACTGCTGTTCATGGATATGTTAAAAAGGCCCAACCTGGCCTATCTCCAGAAACGAGGCTTGAAGAAGAAGATCTCTGATAAATGCCGCAAAAAGTCAATCTGTCTGAATTGTGCTGCTTTCAATG GACCAGTGAAAAAGTGTGGCCTGCTAAAGATCATCCATGAGaagtacaaaacaaacaagaaggTGGTGGATGTTTTTGTGTCAGATTTCCTGCAGTCCTTCGACACTGCCATTGAACACAACAAAGTGGTGGAGCCTCTGCTGACCAGAGCACAG GAGAACCTGAACCCTCTGGTGGTGCTAAACATGTTTAAGAGGATTCCACAAGAAGACATTCCCCTGCTGCTGATGAACCCTGAGGCAGGGAAACCCGCGGACCTCATTCTCACCCGCCTCCTGGTGCCCCCCCTCTGCATACGGCCCTCTGTGGTCAGCGACCTGAAGTCAGGCACCAACGAGGACGACCTCACCATGAAGCTTACGGAGATAATCTTCCTCAACGATGTCATCAAAAAG CACCGTATGACAGGAGCAAAGACCCAGATGATCATGGAGGACTGGGACTTCCTCCAGCTGCAGTGTGCACTTTACATCAACAGCGAGCTCTCTGGCATCCCCCTCAACATGGCACCTAAAAAGTGGACCCGAGGTTTTGTGCAGAGACTCAAGGGAAAGCAAG GTCGATTCAGAGGAAACCTGTCGGGAAAAAGAGTGGACTTCTCTGGCAGAACCGTCATTTCTCCCGACCCAAACCTGAGGATCGACGAGGTGGCCGTCCCCGTTCACGTGGCCAAAATCCTGACGTACCCAGAGAAG GTGAACAAAGCCAATCTGGAGTTAATGAGGAAACTGGTCCGCAACGGGCCTGATCTTCATCCCGGAGCCAACTTCATCCAGAATCGTCACACACAGATGAAAAG GTTTTTAAAGTATGGAAACCGTGAGAAGATAGCTCAGGAGCTGAGGTTCGGCGATGTGGTGGAAAGACACATGATAGATGGAGACATCGTCCTCTTCAATCGACAACCCTCCCTGCACAAACTCAGCATCATGGCCCACATC GCCAGAGTCAAACCTCACAGGACGTTTCGGTTCAACGAATGCGTGTGCACTCCGTACAACGCCGACTTTGACGGTGATGAGATGAACCTTCATCTACCTCAGACTGAAGAAGCCAAAGCCGAGGCCCTCGTCCTGATGGGG ACAAAAGCAAATCTTGTCACTCCAAGAAATGGCGAACCTCTGATTGCTGCTATTCAGGACTTTCTGACAG GGGCCTACCTCTTGACGCTGAAGGACACCTTCTTTGACAGATCAAAAACCTGCCAGATTGTGGCATCAATCCTTGTGGGGCaagatgagaaaataaaaatctctcTCCCCCGCCCTGCTATCATGAAG CCCATGGCTCTGTGGACGGGCAAGCAGATCTTCAGCCTCATTCTGAAGCCGAGTAAGGACTGTCCGGTCAAGGCCAACCTGCGGACCAGGGGCAAACAGTACTGTGGCAAGGGAGAGGATCTCTGTTTCAACGACTCAT TTGTGGTGATCCACAACAGTGAGCTAATGTGCGGTAGCCTGGACAAGGGTACGTTGGGGTCCGGCTCTAAGAAGAACATCTTCTACATCCTGCTGAGGGACTGGGGACAGCTGGAGGCTGCTAACGCCATGTCCCGCCTGGCGAGACTCGCTCCGGTGTATCTCT CCAACCGTGGCTTCTCCATTGGTATCGGTGATGTGACACCCGGCCAGGGTCTGCTGAAGGCCAAACAGGACCTGCTGGATGATGGGTACAAAAAGTGTGACGAATACATCCAAGCGCTAGCCACGGgcaagctgcagcagcagccaggcTGCACGGCAGAGGAGACTCTCGAG GCTCTCATTTTGAAGGAGCTGTCCGTCATCAGAGACCGAGCCGGCAGCGCCTGCCTCCGGGAGCTCGATAAGAGCAACAGCCCTCTGGTCATGGCTCTCTGTGGCTCCAAAG GGTCTTTCATTAATATCTCGCAGATGATTGCCTGTGTGGGCCAGCAGGCCATAAGTGGCTCTCGAGTACCTGATGGTTTTGAGAATCGCTCCCTGCCTCACTTTGAAAAACACTCAAAA CTGCCTGCTGCTAAAGGCTTCGTGGCCGACAGCTTCTACTCCGGCCTGACCCCCACAGAGTTTTTCTTTCACACCATGGCTGGCCGAGAGGGTCTTGTTGACACTGCTGTGAAAACTGCAGAGACCGGATATATGCAG AGGCGTCTGGTTAAGTCCCTGGAAGATCTGTGCTCACAGTACGACCTGACAGTACGCAGCTCCACCGGTGACATTATCCAGTTCATTTATGGCGGCGATGGTCTCGACCCAACCGACATGGAGGGAAAAGATGAGCCGCTGGAGTTTCAGAGAGTCCTGGACAACATCCGG GCGATCTATGCGTGTCCCAATGAGCCCGCTCTCAGTCAGAACGAGCTTGTCCTCACGGCTGACGCCATCATGAAGAGAGCCGACTTCCTGTGCTGCAAAGACGTCTTCCTGGAG GAGATACGGAAATTTGCTAAGAACATCTCAGAAAGGATCAAAAAGACCCGAGACAAATACGGCATCAACGACAATGGCACCAGCGAG CCAAAAGTGCTCTATCAGCTGGACCGCATAACCCCCACCCAGCTGGAGAAGTTCCTCGAAACCTGCAGGAACAAGTACATGAG AGCTCAGATGGAGCCGGGCTCCGCAGTGGGGGCTCTTTGTGCCCAGAGTATCGGAGAGCCCGGAACACAGATGACCCTGAAAACCTTCCACTTCGCTGGTGTGGCGTCCATGAACATCACTCTGGGGGTGCCTCGCATCAAAGAGATCATCAATGCATCAAAGAACATCAG CACCCCTATAATTACGGCTCATTTGGATGTTGACGAAGACGCTGACTTTGCCAGGCTGGTAAAGGGAAGGATCGAGAAAACCCTTCTAGGAGAG ATTTCTGAGTACATAGAGGAGGTTTTTCTACCCGACGACTGCTTCATCCTGGTGAAACTCTCACTGGAGAGAATAAGGCTGCTCCGACTGGAG GTTAATGCTGAAACAGTGCGTTACTCCATCTGCATGTCTAAACTCCGGGTGAAACCGGGAGACATCGCTGTGCACGGCGAGgcggtggtgtgtgtgtctccacgAGAGAACAGCAAAAGCTCCATGTACTACGTGCTGCAGACGTTGAAAGGGGAACTTCCTAAG GTGGTGGTCCAAGGAATACCTGAAGTTTCCCGAGCTGTGATTCACATTGACGAACAGAGCACCAAGACCATGTACAAACTGCTGGTGGAGGGGGACAACCTGAGGGCTGTCATGGCAACGCATGGTGTGAAAGGAAGCAAGACTACTTCAAACAACACATACGAG GTGGAGAAGACTTTGGGTATCGAGGCGGCCAGATCCACCATCATAAATGAGATTCAGTACACTATGGTGAACCATGGAATGAGCATTGATCGGCGTCACGTCATGCTTCTAGCAGATCTCATGTCCTACAAG GGCGAGATACTGGGAATCACCAGGTTTGGTTTGGCCAAAATGAAGGAAAGTGTCCTCATGCTGGCCTCCTTTGAGAAAACAGCTGATCACCTCTTCGATGCCGCCTACTTCGGACAAAAGGACTCAGTCTGTG gtGTGTCTGAGTGTATCATTATGGGGATCCCAATGAATATCGGAACAGGACTGTTCAAGTTGCTACACAAGGCTGAGAAGGATCCCTCTCCAGTCAAAAGGCCTCTCCTCTTTGACAATGCAGACTTCCATATACCGCTGATCACATAG